The Flavobacteriales bacterium genome includes the window TATTTGGATTACCAGTTGGGGAAGACATGGAAGGACATTCACTTGTTCAGGCGTTTGAGGATGAGGTAACTGTTGATTCAATTCCTAGTTGGGAGAATATTAAAGGTGAGGATGGTATGCATCCTAAAGATCTTGCAACGGATGAAGAAACATCTAAAGAGGTAATGCAGCAGCTAATTGATTTGGGGTATATTGAAGATCCAGGTCCTAATGTTCAAATATCTATAGATAGAACGGCTAAAGAGTTAGAATTTAACTTAGCACGTGTATTTATTGGCGCTCGGAAATATGTAGAGGCTATTCCTATTTTGGAAAAGCTTTACAAAGCAGAACCGGATGAGTCTAGATTTGCGCTTAGATTGGCCACTTGCTATCAGCAATGTTTTAGAATGGAAGAATGTAGAGAGGTAATTACTGATCTACGTGACCTTCAGGCAAAAAAGAAACAAGAGAAAGAAGACAAAAAGGTTGAAATTGAAGCTAAAGCCGTAGAAATGCGGAAGAAGCGTGAGGAGGAAATCGATCGTCTCAAAGCAGAAGGGAAGGATCCTGAAAAAGAACTTAAAAAGAAAAAGGTAAGAGGACGAAAGAGGCAGCAAGGAAGATCTGATATGGTTGAAGGGGCAGGGATGCCATCAGTAGACTTTTTAGAAGGTTCATTGCTTCTAGGTGAGAGCAAGCCGAAAGAAGCCCTTAAATTCTTTTTGTTAGCATTAGATGGTAATCCTAGATCAACAAAAATTAATTTGCAAGTGGCAAGATGCCATATGCAACTTAAATCGTGGGATGAAGCTCAAAAGAGTTTAAAGTTTGCTTTAACAATAGATCCTGATTTATCCGAAGCGTTTCATTCTTTGAGTATTTGTCATTTAAGGAAGAAAGAATATTCTGAAGCTATTGAGAATGCATTAAATGCAGTTGGGTTGATTTATCATTTCCCGTTTGCGCATTATCACTTAGGCGAGGCTCTTTATCACTATGGAGAGGTTGAACGAGCATCTGAGGCATTTAACGTGTGTTTATCTATGGCTCCTAATGTGGGAAAAGCTAGAACTTGGCTAATTAAGATTTATGAGGAATTAGGTGAGCAAGTAAAAGCCGATAAGCAAAAAGAGATTTTACAAGAACTTAGTAAAGGTAACTTGACAATAGTATCAGGATTGCCAAGATCTGGTACTTCTATGATGATGCAGATGCTTGAGAAAGGCGGGCATGAAATGTTTGTTGATGGAGAAAGGTCTGCCGATGAGAGTAACCCAAAGGGATACCTTGAGCACGAAGCAGTGAAAAGATTAGCTCGAGATGCCACATGGTTAGAGGACGTTGGAGAGGGAGCTGTAAAAATCATATCTCACCTTCTAAGAAATTTACCAGTTAAGTATAATTACAAAATAGTGTTTATGCTTCGAGATGTAGAAGAGGTAGTTACTTCGCAAAACGAAATGCTTAAACGAGATGGTAAGTCTAAAGGAGATGCATATCCAATGAACATAGATTTAGCTTTTAGGAAAAACTTAGAGAATATTGAAACCTGGGTTAAGAAGAATCAAAATATTGATATCCTTTATGTAAACCATATAGACGTTCTAGCAGATCCATTAGCAAATGCAAAAAAGGTGAATGCCTTTTTAGGTAAAACAATGGATGTAAAAGAAATGGCTTCGGTTGTTGATAAAAGCTTACATAGAAGTAAGTCTAGATCTAAAGGTGCAGAAGAAGTGAGCTAGTAGGATTCGATGAGTCTTGTATATTTTAGCTGCTTTATTATCAATTACTTCTAGAAGTAATACAGAGATTAATGGGTTACGAAA containing:
- a CDS encoding alkaline phosphatase family protein, producing the protein MGKRLAKKVLVIGWDAADWKVINPLIDEGKMPALEKLINRGVMGNFATLEPPFSPMLWTSIATGVRADKHGILGFTEPSPDGSGVRPVSCTSRKVKAIWNILTQHDLKTNVIGWWPSHPAEPVNGVTVSNLYQRANNALNEGWPMLPGTVHPPELEDTFATLRIHPDELTQAHIQPFVPHCAEVDQDRDSRLGGLSKIIADAASIHSAATWTMENTEWDFMGVYYDAIDHFGHGFMKFHPPQMNGVPDDIFRMYKDVVNAGYLYHDMILDRLITLAGEDTTIMLISDHGFHSDHLRPGTLPKEPAAPALEHNPFGIVVMAGPNIKKDERIYGATLLDVTPTILTLFGLPVGEDMEGHSLVQAFEDEVTVDSIPSWENIKGEDGMHPKDLATDEETSKEVMQQLIDLGYIEDPGPNVQISIDRTAKELEFNLARVFIGARKYVEAIPILEKLYKAEPDESRFALRLATCYQQCFRMEECREVITDLRDLQAKKKQEKEDKKVEIEAKAVEMRKKREEEIDRLKAEGKDPEKELKKKKVRGRKRQQGRSDMVEGAGMPSVDFLEGSLLLGESKPKEALKFFLLALDGNPRSTKINLQVARCHMQLKSWDEAQKSLKFALTIDPDLSEAFHSLSICHLRKKEYSEAIENALNAVGLIYHFPFAHYHLGEALYHYGEVERASEAFNVCLSMAPNVGKARTWLIKIYEELGEQVKADKQKEILQELSKGNLTIVSGLPRSGTSMMMQMLEKGGHEMFVDGERSADESNPKGYLEHEAVKRLARDATWLEDVGEGAVKIISHLLRNLPVKYNYKIVFMLRDVEEVVTSQNEMLKRDGKSKGDAYPMNIDLAFRKNLENIETWVKKNQNIDILYVNHIDVLADPLANAKKVNAFLGKTMDVKEMASVVDKSLHRSKSRSKGAEEVS